A DNA window from Aminiphilus circumscriptus DSM 16581 contains the following coding sequences:
- the rpmI gene encoding 50S ribosomal protein L35, which produces MPKMKTHSGAKKRFRVTGSGKVAFQKTGRRHIMRTKNGKRARTLRRTGILPEAQGDNLKRLLPYA; this is translated from the coding sequence ATGCCCAAGATGAAAACACATTCGGGAGCCAAGAAGCGGTTTCGGGTCACGGGCTCCGGGAAAGTCGCTTTCCAGAAGACGGGGCGTCGTCACATCATGCGCACGAAGAACGGAAAACGGGCGCGCACGCTGCGCAGGACGGGAATTCTTCCCGAGGCTCAGGGTGACAATCTGAAGCGTCTTCTTCCCTACGCGTAG
- the infC gene encoding translation initiation factor IF-3 encodes MENKEQEPRVNEEIKIPEVLLIDEEGVKLGVTPVREALAMAEERGLDLVEVAPQARPPVCRIMDYGKYRFQMQKRDKDARKKQKTQTVKEMKMRPKIDVHDYNFKTKAVRSFLEDGHRVKVSVFFRGREMAFLDQGREVLERVIRDCQDLATVEMAPRMEGRFMRIMLVPVPQAAKKA; translated from the coding sequence CCCGCGTGAATGAGGAAATCAAGATTCCCGAAGTTCTCCTGATCGACGAGGAAGGTGTCAAGCTCGGCGTCACTCCCGTGCGCGAAGCCTTGGCGATGGCTGAGGAGCGCGGACTGGATCTCGTCGAGGTCGCTCCTCAGGCGCGTCCGCCCGTGTGTCGCATCATGGACTACGGTAAATACCGCTTCCAGATGCAGAAGCGCGACAAGGACGCACGGAAGAAACAGAAGACGCAGACCGTGAAGGAAATGAAGATGCGTCCCAAGATCGACGTGCACGACTATAACTTTAAGACCAAGGCCGTGCGCTCCTTCCTTGAGGATGGACATCGCGTCAAGGTCTCCGTGTTCTTCCGTGGTCGCGAGATGGCCTTTCTGGACCAGGGGCGCGAGGTGCTGGAGCGGGTCATCCGGGATTGCCAGGATTTGGCCACGGTGGAGATGGCTCCGCGCATGGAAGGCCGTTTCATGCGCATCATGCTCGTTCCCGTGCCTCAGGCAGCCAAGAAAGCCTGA